The following nucleotide sequence is from candidate division WOR-3 bacterium.
ATGATCCGTGCCTTTATTGAAACCTCGCTCATTGACTGGGATGGCAAGATAACCTCGGTATTCTTCTTTGATCGGTGTAATTTTCGCTGTCCTTATTGTCAGAACTGGCGTCTCATCACCCATCCCGAAAAATTTCCAGTTTATGAAATTGAGGAGCTTTTTAAAATCGTCTTAAAGAAAAAAAACTGGATCGATGGCATCGTGCTCACCGGCGGCGAGCCTTTACTTTTTCCCGAAGCAATAATGACGATTGCCGAAATTGCACACAAAAATAATTTAAAAATAAAACTCGATACCAATGGGTCACTACCCGAAGAACTCGGCCGAATGTTGGAATTGAAAATCGTGGATT
It contains:
- a CDS encoding anaerobic ribonucleoside-triphosphate reductase activating protein produces the protein MIRAFIETSLIDWDGKITSVFFFDRCNFRCPYCQNWRLITHPEKFPVYEIEELFKIVLKKKNWIDGIVLTGGEPLLFPEAIMTIAEIAHKNNLKIKLDTNGSLPEELGRMLELKIVDYVAMDIKAPLDTRYFLAVGKKPQSQPDLIDKIKKSINLLLNSDIDYEFRTTCVPGLIDEKGLRQIGAEIKGARLWALQRYIALNAYKKEYRNKQFDETQLQKFLEIARSIMLNVKLR